From Pseudorasbora parva isolate DD20220531a chromosome 25, ASM2467924v1, whole genome shotgun sequence, one genomic window encodes:
- the LOC137064882 gene encoding histone H3-like: protein MARTKQTARKSTGGKAPRKQLATKAARKSAPATGGVKKPHRYRPGTVALREIRRYQKSTELLIRKLPFQRLVREIAQDFKTDLRFQSSAVMALQESSEAYLVGLFEDTNLCAIHAKRVTIMPKDIQLARRIRGERA, encoded by the coding sequence ATGGCAAGAACCAAGCAGACCGCTCGTAAGTCCACCGGTGGCAAAGCCCCGAGGAAGCAGCTCGCCACTAAAGCCGCCCGTAAGAGCGCTCCGGCCACCGGCGGCGTCAAGAAGCCTCATCGCTACAGGCCCGGGACCGTGGCTCTGCGAGAGATCCGCCGTTATCAGAAGTCCACCGAGCTGCTGATCCGCAAACTGCCGTTCCAGCGGCTGGTGAGAGAAATCGCTCAGGACTTCAAGACGGATCTGCGCTTCCAGAGCTCCGCTGTCATGGCCCTGCAGGAGTCCAGCGAGGCTTATTTGGTCGGCCTGTTTGAGGACACCAACCTGTGCGCCATCCACGCCAAGAGAGTCACCATCATGCCCAAAGACATCCAGCTGGCCCGCCGCATCCGCGGAGAGCGCGCCTAA